A window of the Gossypium hirsutum isolate 1008001.06 chromosome A05, Gossypium_hirsutum_v2.1, whole genome shotgun sequence genome harbors these coding sequences:
- the LOC107937937 gene encoding uncharacterized protein, which produces MNDQAQMMNQPPQMMMNTVQVQVPVQQQMMNQSHQLMASAAHSQVMNQLAASQSQPINSGPQMMTQQPPPMMLNRSYKPWQSQDPNQNPNPNKKFSSFNRNNNWKGKKVSFGKDSWKFENKPLPMGSDSAISSVPAASGSNTQGYKPPTLNELQNLNRLKARKFYGNKKKFNNSNNRFAPYAPRNTTSFIIRAKKSGGIASLVSPCPVTPAVLPTPIFSPSREVLGDMAKEEWGVDGYGSMKGLIRLRSPEAGHDDEEDDDGGNGGGSSDSDVEEHVEVERRLDHDLSRFEMIYPSYGGDYNNVLENRVDDQDTHIAQLEEENLTLKERLFLMERELGDLRRRLQFLERQSQIVEDVNEEVVENGSDNESEGGGSDVRVVTSAAANDNVEMVGFATGNTRNVDVVMEENNIGGMPRNEVLMDVFMDEIARGNELNNEGRVDVELKPQDVREEIIRDKENEAKGEEAGGSEFVEEKIVEEDKDLSRYEETSNEAADNTKTKNEEVHL; this is translated from the coding sequence atgaacGATCAGGCTCAGATGATGAATCAGCCACCGCAAATGATGATGAACACGGTTCAGGTCCAAGTTCCAGTTCAGCAGCAGATGATGAATCAGTCTCATCAGTTGATGGCGTCGGCGGCTCACTCTCAGGTGATGAATCAATTGGCGGCGTCTCAGTCGCAGCCTATAAACTCCGGTCCTCAGATGATGACTCAACAACCACCTCCGATGATGTTGAATCGAAGCTACAAGCCTTGGCAATCTCAGGACCCAaaccaaaaccctaaccctaacaagAAATTCTCTTCTTTCAATCGTAATAACAATTGGAAGGGGAAAAAAGTTTCATTCGGTAAAGATTCTTGGAAGTTCGAGAATAAGCCTTTACCCATGGGTTCTGATTCTGCTATTTCTTCTGTTCCCGCTGCTTCCGGTAGTAATACTCAAGGTTACAAACCTCCAACTCTTAACGAGCTTCAAAATCTGAATCGGTTAAAAGCCAGAAAATTCTACGGCAACAAGAAGAAATTCAATAACAGCAACAACCGGTTTGCTCCTTACGCTCCGCGGAATACGACTTCGTTTATAATCCGAGCGAAAAAGTCAGGTGGAATAGCATCTTTAGTGTCGCCATGTCCTGTGACTCCCGCCGTTCTTCCTACGCCAATATTTTCACCATCGAGGGAGGTTTTGGGTGATATGGCCAAGGAAGAATGGGGTGTGGATGGTTATGGGTCGATGAAAGGGCTGATTCGGCTTCGATCACCAGAAGCTGGTCATGATGACGAGGAAGATGACGATGGGGGAAATGGTGGGGGTTCGAGTGACAGTGATGTGGAAGAACATGTGGAAGTGGAGAGGAGATTGGACCATGATTTAAGTAGGTTTGAGATGATATATCCAAGTTATGGAGGTGATTATAACAATGTTTTGGAGAATAGAGTGGACGATCAAGATACCCATATAGCACAATTGGAAGAAGAGAATTTAACGTTAAAGGAAAGGTTGTTTTTAATGGAGAGGGAATTAGGGGATTTGAGGAGGAGGTTGCAGTTTTTAGAGAGGCAGAGTCAGATAGTGGAAGATGTTAATGAGGAGGTTGTAGAGAATGGGTCTGATAACGAGAGTGAGGGTGGTGGCTCTGATGTTCGGGTGGTTACCAGTGCTGCTGCTAATGATAATGTGGAAATGGTGGGGTTTGCTACTGGAAATACTAGAAATGTTGATGTTGTTATGGAGGAGAACAATATAGGTGGAATGCCACGGAATGAAGTTCTAATGGATGTTTTTATGGATGAGATTGCAAGAGGAAATGAGCTAAATAATGAAGGAAGAGTGGATGTTGAATTAAAGCCCCAAGATGTGAGGGAGGAAATAATTCGAGACAAAGAAAATGAAGCTAAGGGTGAAGAAGCTGGTGGCAGTGAGTTTGTGGAGGAGAAGATTGTTGAAGAGGACAAGGATTTGTCGAGGTACGAAGAAACTAGCAATGAGGCTGCTGACAACACTAAAACAAAGAATGAGGAAGTGCACTTGTGA
- the LOC107937918 gene encoding GATA transcription factor 29 has protein sequence MDNSPWFNQAATEMNGQNNDNNNAGNSRVDLTLKLGLPLFDSLQNPALYHNIQQGPVNEGAMAEAPQQHFNGSQYAAWLSPDQIGNSSSAHNMNYPNVFNNFSGPSVEFPPYDTINSYNYVPPPPPPPLHELPPNSYTLLDVPPRRAAQLQQREFESSSGWGLGRGQRGYGLYNDPNKRCTNYNCNTNDTPMWRKGPLGPKTLCNACGIKYRKEEEKRKTKEGRDGEQQFDLNE, from the exons ATGGATAATTCACCTTGGTTCAATCAAGCAGCAACTGAAATGAATGGCCAAAACAATGACAACAATAATGCAGGCAATAGTAGGGTTGATCTTACTCTCAAGTTGGGACTGCCTTTGTTTGATTCTCTTCAAAATCCTGCACTCTACCATAACATTCAG CAAGGACCTGTTAACGAAGGAGCAATGGCAGAAGCTCCACAACAACACTTCAATGGCAGCCAATATGCAGCATGGCTATCACCAGATCAAATAGGTAACAGTAGCAGTGCCCATAACATGAATTATCCGAATGTATTCAACAATTTCTCAGGCCCTTCTGTTGAGTTTCCTCCTTATGACACCATCAACTCCTACAACTATGTCCCTCCTCCGCCTCCACCTCCTCTTCACGAGCTGCCTCCGAACAGCTACACCCTGCTCGACGTCCCTCCTAGGAGAGCTGCCCAACTGCAACAAAGGGAGTTCGAAAGCTCCTCCGGCTGGGGTTTGGGACGAGGCCAACGTGGTTATGGCCTCTACAATGATCCCAACAAGAGGTGCACTAACTACAACTGCAACACCAATGATACTCCTATGTGGCGCAAAGGACCACTAGGCCCCAAG ACATTATGTAATGCCTGTGGTATCAAGTACCGAAAGgaagaggagaaaagaaagacTAAAGAAGGGAGAGACGGGGAGCAACAGTTCGACCTCAATGAATAA